The Rosa rugosa chromosome 3, drRosRugo1.1, whole genome shotgun sequence sequence TGCCCCCACGTGCCACCAACAGTGCCCATGCGCCGCCAGCCAATCCCCGAATTGGGTTACAATACCTATGTCAAAATCTTCACcacaacaagcccaacaactTTCCCAACTGCAACAAAGTTCAGAATTACCTTGATTGTATGGAAATCAGCCCGAAAAGAAAGAGGCCgaattcaaaaccctagaaatttcAAATCTTCGATTCATGCTCCACACTTCAAATTTGATCAAGAGACTTGGAGAGTTTGTTGTACGTCTCAAGGGCTTTCAAAATAGACCGGTGGCGCAGCCGGAAGTAGCCAAAAAATGGAGAATCACCGGAGATCCAAAACAGTGGTTGCACCGTGTTCTCCGCCTTGCTACGACTTCTACAGGCCACCAAACTACACCAAACTTGAAGAGGAAGAACAGAGCGAGGGTTCGAATGACACAGGCCCAAATCTGTCACCGGACGGAGGAGATATCGCCAAAAGAAGAAgactggggagagagagaaaagagagagaaactgacgaggtaagtttccaaaaaagaaaacttaCCACAATAACTCTTCCTTTTATTGaaaaattaccatgaacagtaacttttacatttttgaccataactttcacatacgaactccaatttaaGCGTGCTATGTGTTCACGGACTcagtttaacatcctctacaacttttgtgaatgaaacttttctcaaattaaaagtcaactttttagtgccccctaaaagtaccgaaacgaaattaaaagtgaaagtaattgtcatTTACCGTCCAAGTGACTAGTAAATCGGTAACTCGTGATACGGGAcatatcacaaacaatcaagtGGGAGATGCTTCTATAATTTCTCACTCATATATTTAATCCACACTTGCCACCtatacatttaaaaaaaaaaaaattatgtatgTCCATCACCATGAGCTTACCCGAACAAGGTAATTTAAACATGCTTTGTGAAATAGGATCACAAGCATAAAATTGCACACAAGACACAACAGACATGTAATGACTAAAAAAAGcctaatttttaaatatatggCATTCAAGTTAAGAGTCACAGAATAAGTCTCACATAAAGTACCTTCTTGGAAATTAACCACCTTACAATTTGTTATGtaaatgagaaaaattcagctaccgtccccaaactatgctgccaaggccaatttgatatccAAACtttcaaaagtatcaatgtgatacccaaagacatatTTTGATACCAACGTGATTTTTGGACGGAAGTTTTCTGACGGCGCCGTttctttgctgacgtggcaagcacgtggagacAAAAAAATTTTTTATCAAGGGCTGAATAGTCTTTTACgactaactaattaaaaaaaaaaaaaacgaaccaTGAACAGAGCTCTCTCTCCCAACtccgattcttcttcttcttcccaacactacctttttttttttttttttattattgaacACACATTTGGATTACACAGACAACGCTGATACTGATTACATGAAACAAGCTACCACTATAGACATCAAAACCAGAGACTAACACATACCCGAAAACAGAAACGATTGATATAACAGTAAGAACCGAAAAGCAAAGGACTAATGCAATTGATCATGGCCAATCGAGAAACATATCAGTAGAAGAAGCAGTGATCGGCTGAGTCGAGTAAGGAAGCTGCCACGGATTGAGCAGAGAGTCATGCATCTCAGCCAAGTCGTTAATGTCCTTATCGAAGACACCGCTGAACTCCACAAAAGTCTGTTCAATCGACTCCAAGTAGCGAAGTCGATCAGTCAGCTCCTTCTCCTGAGCCCTCATGACATTGTTCCAGGCCTCCACCTCGCTGTAGGCTTTGTCCTTGGCGTCGATGCTCTGCCGGATTTGGCTGTTCGAGATCTGGAGCCAGCTGATCTCCACCGTCAGCTCCTCCACacgcttctgcttcttcatctgCGATCGCCGGGCCGATTCGCAATTGGACtgcatcttcttcctcttcttgtcATCCACCACAGATCCATCGGAGCCGGAGCTCGATTGGCGTTGAACCGACGACATTTTGAGGAGAATCAATTCAAGAAATTAACAAATTAGAAATTAACATAGCGGTGATCGGAGATGACGGAGGCGGGCCCAGTTGCGAGGGTCGTCCTCCAATTCTTGCAATTCGAAGACTCCGATCAAGACACTCTTTGGGAATTCATCGACCTCTCCGACGCCGATTCCGACGCCAACAACCCCCACCCCAATTCCGACAACAACCACCCCCACCCCAACTCCGACTCCAAATTACCACAAAACTCCGAGCCCATTGGGCCCAACACTTCATTCGACTCCCGAGTCGCTTCGCCGATCGCTGACCAGATCCGAGGCCACACCCGCCATCGTCAGACCTGTCTCGTTCGACTctcctgatgatgatgatgtcaaGTTTTCTGGGAAAGTCCCCAGATCATCAGataagaagaaggaaaaagaaaaataaaaagaataattaacaaaagaatagggtaaattggtctttatctttttttttgtctccacgTGTTTGCCACTTCAGCAAAGAAACGGCGCCGTcacaaattttggacggaaatatcacgttgatgtctaaatatgtctttgggtatcacattaatacttttgagagtttgggtatcaaattggccttgacagcatagtttggggacggtgattGAATTTTTCTCTATGTAAATACATCAAAAAGAACATATGTATCTGCTGACAACAAACTCTTGAAGTCAGTGATTATAATACAACTTGAAGTTAAAGAGTCACCTACATGTCCTCCCATTTTCAACACTCTTGCCCAAACAGCTTTGTGAAGACTTGACTTGGTTTAAGTTAATAAAGTGTAGTTTACTACTTCTAAATTATGTTATAGCTATATACTTATTTGTTTTAGTAAAAGAAGGGTGAAATATAGAGGTCTAGCTTTGTGTATGGGTTCATTGCTTGATCTCTGCTGACTTTAGTTTTTGTCAAAAACTAACTAGCTTTTGTTGACAAAATACTAGAATAGAACACAAGTACTTCttacaaagaaaaaaacaaacttTGACCTGTATACAATCtttgtcaaaaagaaaaagaaaagagatactACCAATTGTGCATGGTTTCAAGAAAAGAGATACATATCTATTTGCAAAGTATTATATCTACATTAATACATGTTTCCATAAGCCACATTACATCAATTTCTTGTTCATGATTTGTACTTATAGCTTCCTTGACTTGCTACCATTATATTTTTGCAAAAGTATCAAAATTTCCAGCAAATGTTTAGCTATttgtgcttcttcttcttgagtttTCTTTGGCTGGAAGTTTTGTTAAAACCTGCAACACATGCACATAAACAGATTAGagaacaataaaaataaaaattctaaaatgttattttgttttatctAACTGATGTGTCACCTAGTAGCTTGTTGAAAACACATGCTTGTACACCTCTAACCACAAATAAGAGGCTGCAGACATAAATTTAATTGTGTGCTGCAAGTGGCTGCTCTTAGAGCAGCTTAAAACTTGGGCAGCAAGCTCAAAACAAGAGCTGGCAGTTTTAGATAATCTTCAGGTGATTTCTAAGCAGGAGCTGGCAGTAAGTTATTCTCAGGTGTTTATCTAGctaactaagctaagctagaGTAAACAGGAGGTGGCTAGTCTACCTATAGGTTCTAATTATTACATCTTCTAGTATAAAAGAGGCCTTTACCTGCAGTAAGAAAACACAAGTTAGAAAACAGAGCAGAAAAACAATGTAGAGAATCTGGAAACAGCATGGTCCAGAAACAAGTTTTTAAGGTCTGGAAACAAAGCCTCAGCTTTACTAAACCAGGTTTAAGGTAGGGGAAGTTTTGGGGAACCTCAAGTTTGATTATATAGGTCTATTGAGGATTGAGCTCCTCTGCAGTAAATGTAtgtaaatttcataaaatcatgATCCTCCAAGTAATCTTATGGTCAGATAGTTGCCGCATCATCAAATGTCACATTTAGATGCTTTCTCTCTCAATAACGTTAAAGTCCCCGTTATCCTACCAGCAGAGGAGATCTGGTTTTTGACCTTTTTCCGGTCGCGGGCAGAGCTGAGGTCGGTGGAGAGATGGAGGAGAGGCATCATCCTCTGCTGTGGCTGGCGGACCTCATCGGTGGAGGCGGCGTCGTCCGGCTGGACCAAAACGCCGTTATCGAAGTGGATGGGCTTGAGGTCTCTGATCTCAGTGACGACGGTGACGAATCCcggggaggaggaagaggaagaggaggggAGGCGCCTGAGGGAGACGGAGTAGTAGGAGATGAAGAGGGTCTTGCAAGGCCTCACGGTGGCCGAGATTTCCAAGATCGAGAGGATCAGCAGAGCTATCAGGAGGGGTCTTATAACCATAGGCAAGTTTCCATGGAAGCTGCAACGCAGCAAGTCAATTTGGGGTTAAGACTGCATAGGAGAGACAGTACGTGAAGGGGGTCAACACCGTTTTCTCAAGTTAACGGTAGAGTTAACCTTGTTTAGATGAAACTGATGTGTCAATTTTAGAACCCTTAGATTAGACAGAGAGTCCGGATTTTATGAAATTAAAGTAAATTCACAggctcctcactttagaggagccggtaTGATTTTGAGTGACATTTGCTAATGATCAGAATGTTTATGCTGTGTAAAATATATGTTTAGTTCATTATCATGTTGTTTTATCTGATCCTAGCTTGAAGAAAGAGTGAAAATGGTTGTGTAGTTGAGTCTAATACTCGTAAGGGACCAGCAATGTCAGCCAATGGTATATACACTTGGGGAGAGAAGCCCCTTCAATTATTATTGATAAAACGATCTGTTGTTTGGCAAGAAGATACTGGTGACCGAGATTAGTACAAGATTACTAACGACTGGAGTATAAGGAGTTATTTTCTGTCTTGCACCATCACTAATTATATGTATGAGGTTTGCTCTACTGAGCTTCAAGCTCACCCCTTTTATGATATTGTGCAGATCATACTCTTGAGGATTAGAACTTAATTTCTAGAAATCTAGATGTAGAAGAAGGAGAAATAAAATTTTAGTTTGTTGTTTTGGTTTATCTTTGTACAATAAAGCTTATTTTATAagcttgcttttgtttttcttgtaagAACTTACTTATGTAATAAAGAGTTCAACAACCAAGTCACCTTTGATTCTTATTTTTCAATATAGTTTTTATTTGTCAAAGTGTTTCTTATCTTTGACAATTAAAAGCTATTCACATCCttacttggaaaaaaaaattgcagatttCCGGGTTAGGGTGTGACAAGCTTTTAATCTTTTCTACTTCGCACATATGTCCTAATGGGTAGATGATCATCATCACCTGTTACATGTTCTAGATCTTGCCTTGAACATGGATCATCAATTGGTGTTGAAGACATATCATCCTAGGCCTGGTCTTAATGGCGATGTGACATTCAACATCAGTTGATTCCTTCAAAAACATAGCTTGAACGGCATGCAATGCAAATATGTATGGATCCTCAGGTCCCATACACTTGTTGAAGTTAACCAGAGTAAAACCATATTCATCCTTCTTCACTCCTTCATCGTGTGAATTTACTTCTGACCAATCACATTTAAATAACACAATCTTTCTGTCATCACGATATTACAGTTTAATTATATCAACAAGGGCACCATAGAAGCCAACCATCCCTTCCTGATGATTGCAATCCTTTGCGGTTACATAACATGACATTTCTGCATCAAGCCATACCCCCCAATTTTGATGCTTATCATCTTCCAATCCATTCCTCACTTTAAATCTAAATCTATTGCTTACATAACTTTTGTATCTAGTACACTATTTGTTGGGGCCATTAGCCAAAGATAGTAAATCTTCAGTCACCCGTGGATCACCCTTGTTCTGCATTCCATTAATCTATATATGCAAGGGCAAGTTCACCACATAACCTCATTCCATGACAAAACTGTTTACAATATTCTATAATATAAAAATGTGACTACAGTGTTTTCAGTTGTATCATGATAGAAACTATCTATGTCAAAAGAGCAGCACTGGTGTAAGTTCTTCTCTATCAAAACTTTCAATTGTTTTAACAACATTAATCAATTACGTACAAGTGGTTTATGTTTTTGGTTGCAATTATGAGGTGTTTGGTTGTGTGGTGGAGTTTAACATTTATTTTGGGATTATGATAGAAATCATacaatcaaaattttcaattccaaTTTAGAACCTCAGAAAATAGATTTGCAAAGTGAAACTGTTTGGTAATTAGAATATAGGCGCCTGTATTTGATACCAAGACAATTTTGGCTGCACTGTTTTTCATAGGATTTCTTTGCATCTAACCCCAACTTCTTTTTTCTGTGAAACATTGTTATCATTGTCATTGTTACATATAACATCTATATTTTATTTAGTGCTTCATGTTCATATCTTGAGTGTTCCAAATTTCAGAggctttttcttcctttatgtTGTACAGATGGTGAAGTAGTGAGAAGCAAACAACATTAAATTCTAGAATTTGAAAGCATTATTTTGGGACCCTTTATGAAGATTAAGACACTATCATGCTTTAAGTAAAGTCAATTTCTTCAAgctaattaaatatatataatatgataCTGTGGAAGGCAACGTTGATTGTTCTATCTTTATATGAAAGGAAAGGTGCAACATTTGCATGAAAACTAGAGTTTAGTTCCATGAATAAACCATTGAGAGTAAAGAGTTTTACCTTTTGGAAAGTTAAGATGTAGTTTTAAGATGAAGTTGaaaataatttcttttcttaaGACTACATTttaggataaaaaaaaataaaagagtggTCAACATCAGACATCTTAGAATCTCCAAAGCACCAGAGGGTTTACTACGCCCAACTAAGCAAGATACTAAATTAGGCATCAGAGGATTTTTTACAGGCACCCCGCCTCCTCTTCAAGCTGACTGTCAAGAGTTAAGTCAACGATCAAAAGGAGGAAGTTTCTCGATTATTACTAGTCAACTCTTACTCTAGTCCGTAtttattggtgagtcaaaatccaATCAGAATTTTTCATCACCAACAGAGCTTTTTGCTTATATGAAAGATGATGAGCATATAAGGATCAATATTTCTATTGGAGAAAAAGGGGACTGTTTGGTCGAGTATCCCTCAATAGAAACCTAGTGCAATGTGAAAGGATGCGTCAGCTTGCTATATTTTCACTTTAGGGGCTTGTCCTATCATCTCTTAGTTGGAATAGGTAAAAACAAACTACCAAGATTTATTCAGTTTGTCTAATAAATCTTCTTTACACAAAATCTGAAAAATACCCTAGATAGCTTCATAAGATTAAGGAATCTACATTGTGCTTTCTTATATAAGTAATGGCATTGTGAACTACAAACACTTCATATATCAGTCATAGAATCCCCAAAGCATCATGATATATTCTGCTAGCTTACACATAACAGTCGCCATTCAATAAATATGAAATGTTAATCAGGTAAGTTTAACTAATGGACTTCCAACTCCTAAAGAGAGATATTCATTCTCAATAGGTaactagatatatatatatatatatatatatatatatatatatatatatatatatatatatatatatatatatataatgataaGTCTAAATACTTTCTTATAATTCTCTCACTTGGACTAACATTGTCTCTATACATAATAATTGAACCATAACTTGAAAACAAATAATAACCAAAGTATGCACTAAAACACAAATATACTCAAAGTCTATTCAGTTGGTCAAAATGCAGCAGCTAATGcagaaccaaaaccaaatatGATTAACATAACCATATTAGTTAAAGATCATTAACACTAAGTATTATAATTCACATTAGCTATAATGATATGATAATAGAAGAGCAAAAGATGGATATGTATATACGTGCAAAATCATCTTGCTCACAGTCCAACTGAATGATTTTGGTAAACTCAAAATCATAGTAACAATCTCCAAAACACCATTGAACTCAATATTTATCATTTTACCTGAAAATTATGCACATCATAACATAGTTCATTTTACGACACAcattaattaattttcaaaggatAAAAGTTAAAGATCATTAACACTAAGTATTTTAACTCACATAAGCTATGATGATGGGACAGTAGAAGAGCAAAAGATGGATATGTACATCTTCTTAAAGAATCATCTTGCTCCTAGTCCAATTGACTGATTTGGTAAACTCAAAATCATAGCAACAAATTCCAAAACACCAGTGAACTTAATGTTTGTCATTTAACCTGAAAATTATACATAACATAACAAAGTCCACTTGATAACAAACATACATTAATTTATGAAAGAGAGCTAGAGTCTtgtgttagccaaatagccaccctcaagtataacaGCCAAGTAATAGTGTAGGGATTATGAGTAGGGGATATCGTACCCAATGGATTGGAAAACCCACTCTAGTTAGGAAAAATCTAAAGGgtgctagatgaatatgcaaatgtacaaatcATAAACaagggctcacaagtgaactaaagttcatggtgaatatatgcaatatggtgtagtggtttgattttggtgttGGAGATGGTTTAAACTCAAATTAACACACAAtaaaaacttgaaatgtaaactaggctaTGCTAAACTAGATGTGATAGATTGGATGGAAGTTGGAGCTTTAGGTTGTTCACCATAGCCtcccttgcatgcattgatATTCAAACTATAAGTATTGCAATCTCAAGTATCCAATTACGcccttagcatccggataagactactaaggcctaaactcctttgattttatcaTTTTCCACCGGATAAATGTGAAACTAACTACCcaagaacaagttatattacTAGATAAGTATCAATTCAttgctcctagatgcataaaggtttgagtttagataatcaagcaagcaaaccaatcctaggtcTAGGTGAtttaactcactaccctcacatacacacctagtgtgctatcaTGATATTAATGTTCAAAGCTAGCTACTCTCTaaacattgttcatgtaatgacaaatgcaaagtattcaaattagctagattcaaatacaagcattcacttct is a genomic window containing:
- the LOC133740663 gene encoding bZIP transcription factor 53-like, producing the protein MSSVQRQSSSGSDGSVVDDKKRKKMQSNCESARRSQMKKQKRVEELTVEISWLQISNSQIRQSIDAKDKAYSEVEAWNNVMRAQEKELTDRLRYLESIEQTFVEFSGVFDKDINDLAEMHDSLLNPWQLPYSTQPITASSTDMFLDWP